A window of Negativicutes bacterium contains these coding sequences:
- a CDS encoding ATP-dependent Clp protease ATP-binding subunit — protein sequence MYSLQFTERANQALLAAQNLAEQMNHSVIGTEHVLWGLAKSADSIAASALQSMQITAEVIEEALPEYSPAGEEKSGFPIQPSPRVKRLIEIAFQEAVSLKSNYVGTEHLLLALAREGEGIGARILIDKGVSLEELRQTILALLDGGYVPPENQKSAANQKQRKAAATPLLDKMGRDLNKLAADNKLDPVIGRDKEIERVIQILSRRTKNNPVLIGEPGVGKTAIAEGLASMIVAGQVPETLRDKRVVALEMGNLVSGTKYRGEFEERMQKLLEEVKTSKQVILFIDELHTLVGAGGAEGAVDASNILKPALARGELQTIGATTLKEYRRYIEKDAALERRFQPIMVEPPTIEQSIEILKGLRDRYEAHHGVIITEEAIEAAVRLSDRYIADRFLPDKAIDLIDEAGSRVRLQSYTTPPDVKEKEEKLNKLRSEKEEAINNQAFEQAAALRDAEAQLRTELENIRQNWKQRQSSGRPEVTADDIAHIVSSWTNVPVERLTQEDSQRLLNLEKELHKRVIGQEEAVNAVARAIRRARAGLKDPKRPIGSFIFLGPTGVGKTELAKALAEAMFGSEDALIRIDMSEYMERHNVSRLIGAPPGYVGYEEGGQLTEKVRQHPYSVVLLDEIEKAHPEVFNVLLQLLDDGILTDSLGRTVNFRNTIVIMTSNAGAETIRKQSSLGFVVSSQVENTEYEAMKERLNQELKRVFRPEFLNRVDDTIVFRQLSETEIEAIVDVMLKDVAKRLQEFNIKIELEPEAKKLLAKAGFDPLFGARPLRRAIQHQIEDALSEELLEGRIQHGQKVLVSCSDGKLRFKAE from the coding sequence ATGTATAGTCTACAATTTACCGAACGCGCCAATCAAGCGCTATTGGCTGCACAAAATTTAGCCGAACAAATGAATCATAGCGTAATTGGCACCGAGCATGTGTTGTGGGGTTTGGCCAAAAGCGCAGACAGTATTGCAGCCAGTGCTTTGCAAAGCATGCAAATTACCGCCGAAGTGATTGAAGAAGCCCTGCCGGAATATAGCCCGGCCGGCGAAGAGAAATCCGGCTTTCCCATTCAGCCGTCTCCGCGGGTGAAACGGCTGATCGAGATCGCCTTTCAGGAGGCGGTGAGTCTGAAAAGTAATTATGTGGGTACGGAGCATCTGCTTTTGGCCTTGGCGCGGGAAGGCGAAGGCATCGGCGCCCGGATTCTGATCGATAAGGGTGTATCATTAGAGGAATTGCGTCAAACGATTTTGGCTTTGCTGGACGGCGGTTATGTTCCGCCGGAAAATCAGAAATCCGCTGCCAATCAAAAACAGAGAAAGGCAGCGGCGACTCCGTTATTGGATAAGATGGGGCGCGACCTGAATAAGCTGGCTGCCGATAATAAACTGGATCCGGTCATTGGCCGCGATAAGGAGATTGAGCGGGTGATCCAGATTTTATCCCGCCGTACCAAGAACAATCCGGTGCTGATCGGCGAACCGGGCGTGGGTAAAACAGCTATTGCGGAAGGATTGGCCAGCATGATCGTAGCTGGACAAGTGCCGGAAACGCTGCGCGATAAGAGAGTGGTTGCTCTGGAAATGGGAAATTTAGTATCCGGCACCAAGTACCGCGGTGAATTTGAAGAACGGATGCAAAAGTTGCTGGAGGAAGTAAAAACATCCAAACAAGTGATTTTGTTTATCGACGAATTGCATACCCTGGTAGGGGCAGGCGGAGCAGAGGGAGCAGTCGATGCTTCCAATATCCTGAAGCCGGCATTGGCTCGCGGCGAATTGCAAACCATCGGCGCCACCACTTTGAAAGAATATCGCCGCTATATTGAAAAAGATGCCGCTTTAGAGCGCCGTTTTCAACCGATCATGGTGGAACCGCCTACCATCGAACAATCGATTGAAATTCTCAAAGGCTTGCGTGACCGTTACGAAGCGCATCATGGCGTGATAATAACAGAAGAAGCCATCGAAGCAGCGGTCCGGCTTTCAGATCGCTATATTGCTGATCGCTTCCTGCCGGATAAAGCCATCGACCTGATTGATGAAGCCGGTTCGAGAGTACGTCTGCAAAGTTATACTACGCCGCCTGATGTCAAAGAAAAAGAAGAGAAATTAAATAAATTGCGCAGCGAGAAAGAAGAAGCCATCAATAACCAGGCTTTTGAACAAGCGGCGGCGCTGCGTGATGCGGAAGCACAACTGCGGACTGAACTGGAGAACATTCGGCAAAATTGGAAACAGCGGCAAAGCAGCGGGCGGCCGGAAGTGACAGCGGATGATATTGCTCATATTGTCTCTTCCTGGACGAATGTGCCGGTAGAGCGGCTGACTCAAGAAGACAGTCAGCGCTTGCTGAATCTGGAAAAAGAACTGCATAAGAGAGTAATTGGTCAGGAGGAAGCGGTCAATGCTGTCGCCAGAGCCATCCGGCGCGCCAGAGCGGGATTGAAAGATCCTAAACGCCCGATCGGATCCTTTATCTTCCTGGGTCCCACCGGTGTTGGTAAAACGGAATTGGCAAAAGCCCTGGCCGAAGCCATGTTTGGCAGCGAGGATGCCCTGATTCGCATCGATATGTCGGAGTATATGGAACGCCATAATGTGTCCCGCCTGATCGGAGCGCCTCCCGGTTATGTTGGTTACGAAGAAGGCGGTCAGCTGACGGAAAAAGTCAGGCAGCACCCCTATAGTGTGGTGCTTTTGGATGAAATTGAAAAAGCGCATCCGGAAGTATTCAATGTCTTGCTGCAATTGTTGGACGACGGCATCCTGACAGATTCTCTGGGCCGGACGGTTAATTTCCGCAATACCATTGTGATTATGACCTCCAATGCCGGCGCCGAGACCATCCGCAAACAGTCTTCCCTGGGTTTTGTCGTTTCCTCTCAGGTAGAAAACACCGAATATGAAGCCATGAAAGAACGCCTGAACCAGGAACTGAAACGCGTTTTCCGTCCGGAATTTCTCAACCGGGTGGACGACACCATTGTTTTCCGGCAACTGAGTGAGACAGAGATCGAAGCCATTGTTGATGTCATGCTCAAAGATGTAGCGAAACGCTTGCAGGAATTCAATATTAAAATCGAATTGGAACCGGAAG